A genomic window from Nocardioides jiangxiensis includes:
- a CDS encoding MerR family transcriptional regulator — protein sequence MAAGEAEEQGLLFTDDVSPLPSDQGYRGPTACNAAGITYRQLDYWARTGLIEPSVRGASGSGTQRLYSFRDILVLKVIKRLLDAGISLQQIRTAVTQLRERGTEDLTRVTLMSDGASVYYCTSNDEVIDLLQGGQGVFGIAIGGVWREIEGTLAELPSERAEDSAPAANANDELAARRARKIG from the coding sequence ATGGCAGCCGGCGAGGCCGAAGAGCAGGGGCTGCTCTTCACCGACGACGTGTCCCCGCTGCCCAGCGACCAGGGCTACCGCGGCCCGACCGCGTGCAACGCCGCCGGCATCACCTACCGGCAGCTCGACTACTGGGCGCGCACCGGCCTCATCGAGCCGAGCGTCCGGGGCGCGTCGGGCTCGGGCACGCAGCGCCTCTACTCCTTCCGCGACATCCTCGTCCTCAAGGTCATCAAGCGACTCCTGGACGCCGGCATCTCGCTGCAGCAGATCCGTACCGCAGTGACGCAGCTGCGTGAGCGCGGCACCGAGGACCTGACCCGTGTGACGCTGATGAGCGACGGCGCCTCGGTCTACTACTGCACCAGCAACGACGAGGTCATCGACCTCCTCCAGGGTGGGCAGGGCGTCTTCGGCATCGCGATCGGCGGCGTCTGGCGCGAGATCGAGGGCACGCTCGCCGAGCTGCCCAGCGAGCGTGCCGAGGACTCGGCCCCCGCTGCCAACGCCAACGACGAGCTCGCCGCTCGCCGCGCCCGCAAGATCGGCTGA